A single window of Bradyrhizobium elkanii USDA 76 DNA harbors:
- a CDS encoding IS630-like element ISRj1 family transposase codes for MIPEAREVHLSRKDRKVLEACCRSPVTLQRDLKRARIVLLAADGRSTRSIAKEVGVQPRIVSLWRHRYADHGLEGLQDKPRPGKQPIYTKTTDKRILKLLDKPPPQGFARWTGPLLAEALGDVDVQYVWRFLRSHKIDLVARKSWCESNDPNFTAKAADVVGLYVAPPAKAIVLCVDEKPSIQALERAQGYLKLPNGRALTGQSHDYKRHGTTTLFAALEVATGKIIATHSKRRRRVEFLDFMNSVTATFPNRKLHVILDNLNTHKKNEDWLKAHPNVQFHFTPTSASWLNQVEVWFSILQGQSLSGTSFTSLKQLQEHIDAYVNAYNDRAEPFVWTKKKVRQRRFKGRRITQL; via the coding sequence ATGATACCCGAAGCAAGAGAAGTCCACCTTTCGAGGAAAGATCGCAAGGTGCTTGAGGCGTGCTGTCGCTCACCGGTGACGTTGCAGCGCGATTTGAAGCGGGCGCGGATAGTTCTGTTGGCGGCGGATGGGCGCAGCACCCGGTCGATCGCCAAGGAAGTTGGGGTCCAGCCGCGGATTGTCAGCCTTTGGCGGCATCGCTATGCCGACCATGGCCTTGAAGGGCTGCAAGACAAGCCGCGGCCTGGCAAGCAGCCGATCTATACGAAGACGACCGACAAGCGGATTCTGAAGCTGCTGGATAAGCCGCCACCGCAAGGGTTTGCGCGCTGGACCGGCCCCCTGCTGGCCGAGGCGCTGGGCGATGTCGATGTCCAATATGTCTGGCGGTTCCTGCGCAGCCACAAGATTGACCTGGTGGCTCGCAAGTCCTGGTGCGAGAGCAACGACCCGAACTTTACGGCCAAAGCCGCCGATGTTGTCGGCCTCTATGTCGCGCCGCCGGCGAAGGCCATTGTGCTGTGCGTGGACGAGAAGCCCTCGATCCAGGCTTTGGAGCGAGCGCAGGGTTATCTGAAGTTGCCCAATGGCCGCGCCTTGACCGGCCAAAGCCACGATTACAAGCGGCATGGCACCACAACATTGTTTGCGGCGCTCGAAGTCGCCACCGGAAAGATCATCGCGACCCATTCAAAACGCCGGCGCCGCGTCGAGTTTCTCGATTTCATGAACAGCGTCACCGCGACTTTTCCGAACCGCAAGCTTCACGTCATCCTCGACAACCTCAACACCCATAAAAAGAACGAGGACTGGCTCAAGGCCCACCCCAACGTGCAATTTCATTTCACGCCGACAAGTGCGTCATGGCTCAATCAGGTCGAAGTATGGTTTTCCATCTTGCAGGGGCAGTCGCTCAGCGGCACCTCCTTCACGAGCCTCAAGCAGCTTCAGGAACACATCGATGCCTACGTCAACGCATACAACGACAGAGCCGAGCCCTTCGTCTGGACCAAGAAAAAGGTCCGTCAACGCCGTTTCAAAGGCCGCCGTATCACTCAGCTCTGA
- a CDS encoding aldo/keto reductase gives MALTGIYGHIARDVAIDIIRHAFDMGVTHFDTAELYGPFVNEELLADALGSRRTRVEIATKFGYRLEAGKIAGLDSRPQSIRSAVEGSLRRLRRDYIDVLYQHRPDPNIPVEEVVGTMSDLVKEGKVLELGLSATDIETVQRASAIHRISFVQNEYSLIQRQPEQGLLAYLNGTGTDFVCYSPLGRGILARIPDVEAKRSPTDYRNKDPRFEPTRLAELSLALDPLWDIAAAHLVRPATVALAWLLGRSPNIRVIPGATSVEQLNANFAAASVPLSSEQRVALDHLMVARAAD, from the coding sequence ATGGCACTGACTGGCATTTACGGCCATATCGCCCGCGATGTTGCCATTGATATCATCCGCCACGCATTCGACATGGGTGTCACCCATTTCGACACGGCCGAGCTCTACGGTCCGTTTGTCAACGAAGAGCTATTAGCTGATGCGCTTGGCTCCCGTCGCACCCGTGTCGAGATAGCCACGAAATTCGGATATCGGCTCGAAGCCGGCAAGATCGCAGGATTGGATTCCCGTCCGCAATCGATTCGTTCAGCCGTGGAAGGGTCGCTGCGCCGACTGCGGCGCGACTACATTGACGTCCTCTATCAGCATCGCCCTGACCCAAACATTCCGGTCGAAGAGGTCGTCGGCACGATGTCGGACCTCGTGAAAGAAGGGAAAGTGCTTGAGCTTGGCCTGTCTGCTACCGATATAGAAACGGTGCAGCGAGCGTCCGCAATACACCGGATATCTTTCGTTCAAAACGAATACTCCCTTATCCAGCGGCAGCCCGAGCAGGGACTACTTGCCTATCTGAACGGCACAGGCACCGATTTCGTGTGCTACTCACCACTTGGGCGGGGCATCCTCGCGCGGATACCCGACGTGGAAGCAAAGCGTTCGCCGACCGACTATCGTAACAAGGACCCCCGCTTCGAACCGACACGTCTGGCCGAGCTCAGCCTTGCTCTCGATCCGCTTTGGGACATAGCGGCTGCTCACTTGGTCAGGCCAGCTACAGTCGCCCTCGCATGGCTGCTGGGGAGGTCACCCAACATCCGGGTCATTCCAGGCGCTACTTCGGTAGAGCAACTGAATGCGAACTTTGCCGCAGCGTCGGTGCCTCTATCTTCGGAGCAGCGAGTTGCCCTCGATCACCTTATGGTTGCCCGAGCCGCAGACTGA
- the tnpB gene encoding IS66 family insertion sequence element accessory protein TnpB (TnpB, as the term is used for proteins encoded by IS66 family insertion elements, is considered an accessory protein, since TnpC, encoded by a neighboring gene, is a DDE family transposase.), with amino-acid sequence MIIPAQGLRIVLAVRPVDFRCGHDALAGLVQNTLGLDPHSGLIVVFRSKRADRLKILLWDGTGLVLVYKRLGRDGRFEWPQISDGVMHLTRVQFEALFEGLNWKRVGERIVATPAAAN; translated from the coding sequence ATGATCATTCCGGCGCAGGGACTGCGGATTGTGCTTGCTGTGCGTCCTGTTGACTTCCGGTGCGGGCACGACGCGCTGGCCGGTCTTGTGCAAAACACGCTTGGGCTCGATCCGCATTCGGGCCTGATCGTGGTTTTTCGTTCGAAGCGCGCCGACCGGCTGAAGATTTTGCTATGGGACGGCACGGGCCTCGTTTTGGTCTACAAGCGCCTTGGCCGCGATGGTCGTTTCGAGTGGCCGCAGATCAGCGACGGCGTCATGCATCTGACGCGCGTGCAGTTCGAAGCGCTGTTTGAAGGGCTGAACTGGAAGCGAGTGGGCGAACGGATTGTCGCGACGCCAGCTGCGGCGAACTGA
- a CDS encoding transposase: MEQSGEEAEADGFVGKLTRRTRSGGRLWSAEIKGRAVFESMKPDARVCDVARRYGVKAQQLTRWRRLARAGRLALVTDDAADFVSIELSDPVASGKSEGPVEITIGKVSVRLDADVSAVRIAEIVTAIERGA, translated from the coding sequence ATGGAACAATCGGGGGAGGAAGCCGAAGCTGATGGCTTTGTAGGGAAGCTTACGCGCCGGACGCGTTCTGGAGGCCGGTTATGGTCTGCGGAGATCAAGGGGCGCGCTGTTTTCGAGAGCATGAAGCCCGACGCCCGGGTATGTGATGTCGCACGGCGTTATGGTGTGAAGGCCCAGCAGTTGACGAGGTGGCGCAGATTGGCGCGTGCTGGCCGGCTCGCATTGGTCACGGACGACGCGGCGGATTTCGTGTCGATCGAGCTGAGCGATCCAGTGGCGTCAGGCAAGAGCGAGGGGCCCGTCGAGATTACGATTGGCAAGGTTTCGGTCCGCCTGGATGCGGACGTGTCGGCGGTGCGGATCGCGGAGATCGTGACTGCGATCGAGCGCGGCGCATGA
- a CDS encoding amino acid adenylation domain-containing protein, with translation MGHVIRVALCVDAIFRDWAARANILCVASVEELSIVLNTESVEWVFSVANPFVLPPDVMSLVRRGAFNYHDGPLPRYAGVHATSWALLAQETEYAITWHRIDDGVDTGDLVVQRQVLIAPIDTALTLNLKCYEAAVESFRELLTGLANGALSSWPQALADRSYFPRRRRPDAAGCLRWGRSAQDLSATTRALDFGLYHFNPLCLSKALVGDDVVAVRCLEVSSGRSGFSAGSLVEVDPGHWRVATGTNDVYVFFGSLGAEVLDAQTLARRCDLYVGDRLPILSDDEARSITVAHEMLAPREDFWRQRLQQFKMSQLPFLSSSEAMASPRWQSSSRLIPIALAELSAVDRTEHLLSAWLIYLARITGESELQLGWTPAPSGSRAGLKSSMEMLVASVVPMQVTIDLDRDFAEVHRAIAFECAQLRENDSFARDLIVRCPTLRGMGALRSRRPWPMGVTVTENSCCAADDLASSPTSETVLSGDLLTFEVCALDGSFRWHFDAGRLAPRQVDRLTEHLQNLLFAVMADAQQAVGRIDLLSTAERAYLLEELNRTAAPYPEQQCIHELFEEQVRKAPEAVAVVFEDERLSYGELNARANRLAHHLIGLGVRPDQPVAICLERSPAMVVGLLAILKAGGAYLPLDPAYPSARLRQVLDDAAPQLLLADAAGRSALGCDALGDVTVVDLETATPAWAELPASNPDPRALGLSSRHLAYVIYTSGSTGTPKGVMVEHRGLVNLVAWHVQTFCPQPETSCALTAGMAFDASTWELWSALYNRSTLLLPPRAPAGDSLLLLKWWRDQSLGVGFLITPLATIVLEDKLVNSTLKYLLIGGDRLQRVPAPLPAGLKLINNYGPTEATVVATSGRLFVEDVVPHIGRPIANTRVYLLDGHGAPVPFGAVGELYIGGAGVARGYLNRPALTAERFIASPFVEGDRLYRTGDLARYLPDGNLEFLGRNDEQVKIRGFRIEPGEIAARLCEHPLVREAVVVAQQDGAGDKHLVAYLVCAPEAGSDEEDGSTLAGALRAHVSARLPDYMVPSAFVRLSGLPLTVNGKLDRKALPAPEDDAYARRTYEPPRGEIETALAEIWAELLGLERVGRHDNFFELGGHSLLAVQLLSRAVDLGIKFSAADLFQAPALKELASNVHLESQPSRSGLICVRETGSQPPLFFVPTGLGDCSYIASLAQEMDVDCPVYGLPWPQFSAAQFPTVQEIASQASMAIREIQPRGPYRFSGYSSGGILAYAIAQQLLKLNEAVSFIGLIDVVLFANASRTSPTQMIQEVLLESLELDDEKFEILDRFAGQNSISRLLEKAQRIGAIPLDRDLRNDILTYERATQFQRALALYQVPSLPVEIHRKRSFSPI, from the coding sequence ATGGGGCACGTCATCCGCGTGGCGCTGTGTGTCGACGCCATATTCCGCGATTGGGCTGCTCGCGCTAATATCTTGTGTGTCGCGAGCGTTGAAGAGCTCTCGATAGTGCTCAACACCGAGTCAGTGGAGTGGGTGTTTTCCGTCGCCAACCCATTCGTATTGCCACCGGATGTGATGAGTCTCGTACGACGAGGCGCTTTCAACTATCATGACGGTCCATTACCGCGGTATGCTGGAGTTCATGCGACGTCTTGGGCGCTGCTGGCCCAAGAGACCGAATATGCCATCACGTGGCATCGTATCGATGATGGTGTTGATACGGGGGACCTGGTTGTTCAGCGCCAAGTCTTGATTGCGCCCATCGACACGGCGTTAACTCTGAACCTCAAATGTTATGAGGCTGCAGTCGAGAGCTTCCGCGAGCTTTTAACCGGTCTAGCGAATGGGGCGTTAAGTAGCTGGCCGCAGGCGCTGGCGGACAGAAGTTACTTTCCGAGACGTCGACGTCCAGATGCGGCAGGCTGTCTGCGATGGGGTCGCTCCGCGCAAGATCTGTCAGCGACGACACGCGCCTTAGATTTCGGGCTGTATCATTTCAATCCGTTATGTCTGTCTAAGGCTCTTGTGGGCGATGACGTTGTCGCAGTCAGGTGCTTGGAGGTGTCGTCTGGCCGCTCGGGCTTTTCAGCGGGCTCCCTGGTTGAAGTCGACCCCGGCCATTGGCGGGTGGCGACGGGTACAAATGACGTTTATGTCTTCTTTGGCAGTTTAGGTGCTGAAGTTTTGGACGCGCAGACACTCGCGCGGCGCTGCGATCTTTATGTAGGCGATCGCCTCCCGATCTTGAGCGATGACGAGGCGCGGAGCATAACCGTTGCGCACGAAATGCTGGCGCCTCGGGAGGATTTTTGGCGACAGCGGCTTCAGCAGTTCAAAATGTCGCAGCTTCCTTTTCTGTCGTCTTCAGAGGCTATGGCTTCGCCCAGATGGCAGTCGAGTTCCCGACTCATTCCAATTGCTTTGGCCGAGTTGTCGGCAGTTGATCGCACTGAACACTTGCTGAGTGCTTGGCTGATATATCTCGCCCGCATCACTGGTGAATCAGAGCTTCAATTGGGATGGACTCCCGCGCCGAGCGGATCGCGAGCCGGGTTGAAATCGTCGATGGAGATGCTTGTTGCCTCTGTCGTGCCCATGCAAGTTACCATTGATCTTGATCGTGATTTTGCAGAGGTGCACAGGGCAATCGCCTTCGAATGCGCTCAGCTGAGGGAGAACGATAGCTTTGCGCGGGATCTTATCGTGCGCTGCCCGACGTTGCGGGGTATGGGGGCGCTACGGTCGCGCCGACCTTGGCCGATGGGCGTTACTGTTACGGAAAACAGCTGTTGCGCTGCGGATGATCTAGCTTCGAGCCCGACTTCTGAAACGGTCCTATCCGGCGATCTCTTGACGTTTGAGGTTTGCGCTCTGGATGGCAGCTTCCGATGGCACTTTGATGCAGGTCGCTTGGCTCCAAGGCAGGTCGACCGCCTGACGGAGCATTTGCAAAATTTGTTGTTTGCTGTGATGGCCGATGCGCAACAAGCGGTGGGGCGGATTGATCTGCTGTCGACTGCTGAGCGCGCGTATCTGTTGGAGGAGCTGAACCGGACGGCGGCGCCGTATCCTGAGCAGCAGTGCATCCATGAGCTGTTCGAGGAGCAGGTGCGCAAGGCGCCGGAGGCGGTGGCGGTGGTCTTCGAGGACGAGCGCCTGAGCTACGGCGAGCTCAATGCGCGGGCCAACCGGCTGGCGCATCACCTGATCGGGCTCGGGGTCAGGCCGGACCAGCCGGTGGCGATCTGCCTGGAACGCAGCCCGGCGATGGTGGTGGGGCTGTTGGCGATCCTCAAGGCGGGTGGCGCCTACCTGCCGCTGGATCCGGCCTATCCGTCGGCGCGGCTGCGCCAGGTGCTCGACGATGCCGCGCCGCAGCTGCTGCTGGCCGATGCGGCGGGACGATCGGCGCTTGGCTGCGATGCGCTGGGGGATGTGACGGTGGTCGATCTCGAGACGGCGACACCGGCCTGGGCCGAGCTGCCGGCCTCGAACCCCGACCCGCGTGCCCTCGGCCTGAGCTCACGCCATCTCGCCTATGTGATCTACACCTCAGGCTCAACAGGCACCCCAAAGGGCGTCATGGTCGAGCATCGGGGATTGGTCAATCTTGTAGCATGGCATGTGCAAACGTTTTGTCCGCAACCAGAAACCAGCTGTGCACTCACAGCTGGAATGGCATTCGATGCCAGCACTTGGGAGCTATGGTCTGCGTTGTACAACCGCAGCACATTGCTGCTCCCGCCCAGAGCACCGGCCGGAGATTCTCTACTTCTGCTGAAGTGGTGGCGTGATCAATCGCTGGGAGTTGGCTTTTTGATCACGCCGCTGGCCACGATCGTGTTGGAAGATAAGCTGGTAAATTCCACATTGAAGTACTTGCTTATTGGCGGTGATCGTCTCCAACGTGTGCCTGCGCCTCTACCAGCGGGTCTAAAGCTAATAAACAACTATGGGCCTACGGAAGCTACGGTCGTAGCGACCTCGGGACGGCTCTTCGTCGAAGACGTAGTGCCGCATATCGGCCGTCCGATTGCCAACACGCGAGTGTATCTGCTGGACGGTCATGGTGCGCCGGTTCCGTTTGGGGCGGTGGGGGAGCTTTACATTGGCGGGGCGGGAGTTGCGCGGGGCTATCTGAACCGGCCCGCGCTGACGGCGGAGCGGTTCATCGCCAGCCCCTTTGTGGAGGGCGACCGGCTGTACCGGACCGGGGATCTTGCGCGGTACTTGCCGGACGGCAATCTGGAGTTCCTGGGCCGCAACGACGAGCAGGTGAAGATCCGCGGCTTCCGGATCGAGCCCGGGGAGATTGCGGCGCGGCTTTGCGAGCACCCGTTGGTGCGCGAGGCGGTGGTGGTGGCGCAACAGGATGGCGCCGGCGACAAGCATCTTGTGGCCTATCTGGTGTGCGCGCCCGAGGCCGGCTCGGACGAGGAAGATGGAAGCACGTTGGCCGGCGCCTTGCGCGCGCATGTGAGTGCGCGGCTGCCGGACTACATGGTGCCCTCGGCGTTCGTGCGGCTATCGGGGCTGCCGCTGACGGTGAACGGCAAGCTCGACCGCAAGGCGCTGCCGGCGCCGGAAGATGATGCGTATGCGCGTCGGACGTACGAGCCGCCGCGGGGCGAGATCGAGACGGCGCTGGCCGAGATCTGGGCCGAGCTTCTGGGGCTCGAGCGGGTCGGGCGCCACGACAATTTCTTCGAACTCGGCGGACACTCGCTGCTGGCGGTGCAGTTGCTCAGTCGCGCAGTCGATCTCGGGATCAAGTTCAGCGCCGCCGACCTCTTCCAAGCCCCCGCTCTAAAGGAACTTGCATCGAACGTTCATTTGGAATCTCAGCCCAGCAGGTCGGGACTGATTTGTGTTCGAGAAACCGGATCGCAGCCGCCGCTGTTCTTTGTTCCCACAGGTTTGGGCGATTGCTCCTATATAGCCAGTTTGGCGCAAGAAATGGATGTCGACTGTCCTGTCTACGGTTTGCCATGGCCGCAATTCAGTGCAGCTCAATTTCCAACTGTTCAAGAGATCGCCTCGCAAGCTAGCATGGCGATTCGCGAGATCCAGCCGCGAGGTCCATATCGGTTCTCTGGATACTCATCAGGAGGAATCTTGGCTTATGCAATTGCGCAGCAGCTACTAAAGCTCAACGAAGCTGTTTCCTTCATCGGCCTAATTGACGTTGTTTTATTTGCAAATGCATCAAGGACATCACCCACCCAAATGATACAAGAAGTACTGCTGGAATCTCTCGAATTAGATGACGAGAAGTTCGAAATCCTCGACCGCTTCGCTGGACAAAATTCAATTTCCCGACTGCTTGAAAAGGCTCAGAGAATTGGGGCGATCCCTCTGGATCGTGATCTCCGCAATGACATTCTGACGTATGAAAGGGCCACGCAGTTCCAACGGGCGCTGGCCTTGTATCAAGTTCCGTCCCTTCCGGTTGAGATACACCGTAAGCGGAGCTTTTCTCCCATTTGA